In Acanthopagrus latus isolate v.2019 chromosome 16, fAcaLat1.1, whole genome shotgun sequence, one DNA window encodes the following:
- the six4a gene encoding homeobox protein SIX4a, whose translation MSSSSAGEVTTANDIKRENVKEVDTRECIKLVALDAAELSMERTTPNTDAVRTELLVSAASSLAFSPEQVACVCEALQQGGNVDRLARFLWSLPQSDLLRGNESILKAQALVAFHQARYQELYSILENHSFSPSNHTFLQDLWYKARYTEAEKARGRPLGAVDKYRIRRKYPLPRTIWDGEETVYCFKERSRNALKDLYNQNRYPSPAEKRNLAKITGLSLTQVSNWFKNRRQRDRNPSEAQSKSESDGNHSTEDESSKGQEELSPRPLSNSSDGVITHGALPIQTGSMDSGVVIQQIGDIKLPPGSSSGGLYNGSLVTSNTSSTVFHNGGSSYLHTPGNILFNGLNLGIQPLAFNPLRSSGGVLLGGSGVDMQMQTGHEKGLGSSAEDSALQYASYAGCVNGSEVKLEGIHTMAAQNGGSSVLTFSSPSGALQLGGYSLVQVPGGVPDSDGSSLLNSDVGLPPLQLSSASSSSAITQGNMPLNNVAVTSSSDDSFQQHDKLTMTSLHHSTVLYNMSNAGQPSIKKEPLEGGVYSSYHHGLHLDHSGQLSYTTPNSDEVPSSQGPASTTDVSAVSSSSPEPEVYTTLTVSTPLMAQTDPSSHHLQPTEYLGGHEVARGPSHLMGSSMNNNYMNLSENKVGSGGVNEMVRAMCGEMEAVEGKELAKLQTVQMEEDMADL comes from the exons atgtcttcttcttctgccggAGAAGTCACAACAGCAAATGACATCAAGAGGGAAAATGTGAAGGAGGTGGATACGCGGGAGTGCATCAAGCTTGTGGCGCTGGACGCGGCGGAGTTGTCCATGGAGCGCACGACTCCCAACACGGACGCGGTGCGCACGGAGCTGCTGGTGAGCGCCGCTTCCTCGCTGGCTTTCTCCCCGGAGCAAGTGGCTTGTGTCTGCGAGGCTTTGCAGCAGGGAGGCAATGTGGACCGGCTGGCCAGGTTCCTGTGGTCCCTGCCACAGAGTGACCTGCTCCGCGGCAACGAAAGCATCCTGAAAGCCCAAGCCCTCGTCGCTTTCCACCAGGCGAGGTACCAGGAGCTGTACAGTATTTTGGAGAACCACAGCTTCAGTCCGTCCAACCACACCTTTCTGCAAGATCTGTGGTACAAGGCCCGGTACACCGAGGCGGAGAAGGCGCGGGGGAGACCCCTGGGCGCCGTGGACAAGTACAGGATCCGGAGAAAGTACCCTCTCCCGAGGACTATCTGGGACGGCGAGGAGACTGTGTATTGTTTCAAGGAGAGGTCCCGGAACGCGCTGAAGGATCTGTATAACCAGAATCGGTACCCGTCTCCTGCCGAGAAAAGAAATCTCGCCAAGATCACAGGACTCTCCTTGACCCAGGTCAGCAACTGGTtcaaaaacaggagacagagagacagaaacccGTCCGAGGCGCAATCAAAAAG TGAATCTGATGGAAACCACAGCACAGAGGACGAGTCCAGCAAAGGCCAGGAGGAGTTGTCCCCTCGGCCCCTCTCTAACTCCTCAGACGGGGTGATCACCCATGGGGCCCTCCCCATTCAGACAGGGTCTATGGACAGTGGGGTGGTCATCCAGCAGATCGGGGACATCAAGCTGCCCCCTGGATCCAGCAGTGGCGGTCTCTACAATGGCAGCCTTGTGACCAGTAACACCTCCTCCACCGTGTTTCACAACGGTGGCTCGTCTTACCTCCACACACCTGGAAACATCCTCTTCAACGGGCTCAATCTGGGCATCCAGCCCCTGGCCTTCAACCCTCTGAGGTCGTCTGGAGGGGTGCTGCTCGGTGGGTCAGGAGTGGACATGCAAATGCAGACAGGTCACGAGAAAGGACTGGGCAGTTCTGCTGAGGACTCGGCCCTGCAGTACGCCTCGTACGCAGGCTGTGTGAACGGATCGGAGGTGAAGCTGGAGGGGATCCACACCATGGCTGCCCAGAACGGGGGCTCCTCCGTGCTCACGTTCAGCTCCCCGTCAGGTGCGCTGCAGCTGGGTGGCTACAGCCTGGTCCAGGTACCGGGTGGAGTCCCCGACAGTGATGGCAGCTCATTACTCAACAGCGATGTGGGTCTCCCTCCACTGCAGCTCTCATCTGCCTCATCTTCCTCAGCAATCACACAAG GTAACATGCCTCTGAACAATGTAGCAGTGACTTCCTCCAGCGACGACTCCTTCCAGCAGCATGACAAGCTGACCATGACGTCCCTGCACCACAGCACAGTCCTTTACAACATGAGCAACGCTGGCCAGCCGTCCATCaagaaggagcctctggagggAGGTGTCTACTCCTCGTACCACCACGGGCTCCACCTGGACCACAGTGGCCAGCTCAGCTACACCACCCCCAACTCAGACGAGGTCCCATCCAGCCAAGGTCCCGCATCAACCACCGACGTCTCCGCCGTCAGCTCGTCCAGCCCCGAGCCAGAGGTCTACACCACCCTCACAGTCAGCACGCCGCTGATGGCGCAAACGGACCCCAGCAGCCACCACCTCCAGCCCACAGAGTATCTCGGGGGCCACGAGGTGGCCCGGGGGCCCTCGCACCTGATGGGCTCCAGCATGAACAACAACTACATGAACCTTTCAGAGAACAAGGTGGGCTCAGGGGGTGTGAACGAGATGGTGCGGGCGATGTGTGGCGAGATGGAGGCCGTGGAGGGGAAGGAGCTAGCCAAACTACAGACAgtgcagatggaggaggacatggCTGACCTTTAA